The DNA sequence TGACAATATGCCATGCTTTCccctaccatttttttttctctcacactatcttaaaggtttttttaaattttgctttcatatttcttaaaaatgacaGTGGGTACCATAACCCcccatatatacatacatacagtggggtccaaaagtgtGAGGCTGCATTGaaaatctgagatttttttaatttaaaattggaaataaacagaagcttTTAGAATTTggaaatatttcaaacaaagaaagtaaatgttcaatagcatgaatatttaatattcaagattctgcactatttttaggtccctatttaaatataAGCATATGTTTGATATTGAGCGTGTTaaatgctttgtacaaaaggtcagattttcctcatgcctcaTTTCctcatgtgttcagacgacactccgatggatttggATCTAAAATTGCAGTCTGAAACTTCATGTAAATagttcaaagattctacttttcactcaagttgttgtcagtaatacaatttgtaatgaaaattgttgaattattttagaaaagaatgcaaagtagaagcattttcactagaggtctcagacttttggaccgcTCTGTGTATACACAGTTTCTACTGCGGCTGGCTTGGATGCTGTCTACACTGCATACTGGCGTACACTATGGATTTTAATGACGTTACTAAAGACTCCCATCTCCAGCTTAGAGAAACAGACATGCACTTCATTCAATTCACCATGCAGATTCCCAAATAACCTTCAAAAGCGTTTGTCACCTATTGAGGTGATGTCTTTCGTTGCTCGTGTTTACATGCTCTATTGTTAGCACTTAAATAAGTGTAGTTAGTCTACAGTCTGCCCCCTTCTGTTAACATAAGGAAGTACAACCCCACAACCAAGCAGCAGTTCTCAAAGTGCAGTCCaggatttttaaatttagttacaGTACTAGAAATTAGGGTTGCACAATATATTGAAATTATTGGAATATCGCAATATGCATATCGCAAAGACTTGCGATAagtgaatgattttaatacttaaaaaaagttacaaaatcAAAGTTTTAGGAAGATGCAGATagagagaatgctttcttttcctcaaaagaacatgaaacgtatgttggttatgtcattttcagtttttaaatgtgtgtaattttatatatatatatatatatatatgcaaagaaatgatatatatgcatatatatatatatatatgcaaagagcaaagacgccttcagaaataatgaaattaaatgtttctatattaataaaattactaCAAAGagtagtaaacagtaataaatgaaacaaaggcaatatttggtgtgatgatcctttgcttttaaaaaaaaaaaaaaacgtagtctcaggtgcagttttataaggaaatgagctgtaagtgttactgagcatcttgcagaagtagccgcagttcttctggagactttgactgtcgcacttgcttcttatttttgcagcgaaacccagcagccttcgttattttttttgtctgaaaagtgtctcttatgtaatatgctgctttctttactgacatgtaaacatttttctgtaacatttaattttgtgctggaaaactaaaaagtttttgtgctgaatcaataatgtagaagtcataaaataaaaatctataagaaAGTTTGTactttgttataaaaaatagagtgcctaagacttttgcacagtactgtgtgtgtctgtgtgtatgtatatatatgatatataatatatattttaaattgattttacacattttatcaGTGTTATCTTACTGCatatcacattatttaacaagtcattgcattttttcttcaatataatataatatatgcagCGCTAGTAGAAATCACACACCACCAATgtgaaagttattatatttattactgacttCTTACAGGTATCAGTCTGCTCAACaagtcacttgaattgaatgcatttaattaaaaccTCAATCACCTCAGTATTAAAAACAATGTTAGTTTGAAGCTattgtgttctgtcagtggaaagtccagcaataaaaagctctatttaACAGAAATTATTAGACAACATATTATTGTAGACATcttaaaaatgttctttatgTAAATCATTACTGAGGCACTCCatgcaatttattttacagttaaagcgGGTCCTGGATACAAAAAGTTTAAGAACCCCTGATATGTACGTCTGCACAGGAAGCAGCCAAAAAGTGTTACGTAAAAAGAATGACTGCATGAGGATTATATTATCATGTATAAATACAAGGAATACATGATTAAGGCTTGGTGTAAAGATTGCTTAAGCCTTGGAATAAGGAATCTTGggcaattaaaaatatatcaatccaataaaaaaaaacaacaacaactaagACTTTGTTCATGATGCACAGGTTAGTaggctaaaaataaatgcataaatagaaaaaaaatacttatttgGTCTGTCTTAGGGCATTTCAGTCCAAGCTAAAACACATCTTTCAGCATAAATAATGATTTTCAGCAAGTGCAGTCAGCTgtcctgtattttatttttccatagcTCATAAGATACCATAATTCGTACCTAAAATGTGATCCTAGCCATAACAGACCACACGATAAACCATAAGGAATCACCTCGCACCATgctaatttgtgttttattctgacCTGATGTCAAGTGTCTCCTCACAAAATGGCTCAACATCACATTAAACCTCAGTCTGAAAACCTTTTTATGAATGTGTGTTGTTTCTCAGACACAGAGGTGCCTGCTGGTTGATGAAGACACTCCTGGTAAAATAGGCCTTACAGGAAAAATGGACATAAAAATGCATGTAAAAATGCAGGTTATGTAATACACACAGCTATCAATCATTCACAAATGCTAATCACATTAATCCATTTGTTATAATCAAAACTATAATCAATTATACCTCTGAATCCAGCGAAAGCAATTGAGGGCCCAATCtcccattatttaaaaaaaaaaaaaaaaaaaaaaaaaaacaagcctaaTAAAGTGTACAGACATTGATAGAGCAGCTTTTTATGCAAAACCCATCAATTCAGCACTGTTGTAAACGAGGGCCGGCCCACAATGTATTTCCTTGCattcaaataaagaaaatattatacacatattcacatatttcAGAACACACATCTTGAGTCATGTTGTTGCgatgtgtgcatggtgtttaaaaaaaaaaaacaagagatttACATACATGAACAATATTAAAAAGGCATACAAAcatataattaattcattttaaaaagcaccAGCTGGAGCTCTAAACCTGGGTTTGTATTCACAACAATCTGGAGTaaaaaattattgaaaaaaaatgttattatctTTGAAATCTCCAACTTCTATTAGATGCAACAAGCTAAACTGATGTACTGTAGTACACTGCcctccagaaatattggcaccctccaTAAAAAGAATAACAGGTCAGGACATtgtgtagttttatttaaatgttttttaaaatatagcaATTTTATCTCTAGTTTCACAATTACCAGTATCcctacaattaatattttacgTTTGGCTCATCATCTTGTTGAAAGCTCTATCTTTGGCcaagtctgaacctcctggcaaAGGCAACAAGGTTGTGGGCCAAAATATCCTGCTACAGCAATCGTCACAAGAGCCACTAAACCACCGGCCAGCCCCACCAAACAGCCCCCACCATATTGTACTGCGCATATCAGGTGCGTTGTGTTGTATTTAATCTCCATTTTGTTGCTGATGGTGTGCAAGACCAAAGAGTTTTGCTTTCACCTGAACACAACACATGATGTAAGATTCttaatgaagggtgccaataattctgaatttAACATCTTAAAGAAATACATTATCCATATCCTAATTCCGGCTttccattttatatttattttgccatatgctggttttaataaaatgatcTGACCTTGTTCGTACTTCATCAGAGCTGTAAAGGTGTCTGCACTGCAGCCACAAAAGCAGAAGGATTAGCATTTCAGGATTTtatctatttaatatttacgccattgtgtatatatatatatatatatatatatatatatatatatatatatatatatatatatataaatgtgagGTGGTACTTaattactgtgtgtatgtatatatatatatatatatatatatatatatatatatatatatatatatatatatatatatatatatatatatatatataaatgtgagGTGGTACTTAATTACTGTGTGGTAAACACAAAAAGAGGGAGTGCTCTCTGTTATTGAAGTAAGTGCTTAGTTAAGGGATTTAATTCCTGTGGGAGTGTATCGGAAAGGCTCAGTCTGCTTTCGGTTAGGTGATCTGTGCTTAGAAGCTAGTGTCGTTGATCATGCCATAGGCCTCGTAGAGCTGATTCAGTAAgtccttcttctccttttcaGGCAAGAAGCACGACTTGGCTGCATTTATGTTCTGCCaaacagaaaatatacagtTTTTATACAAGATTATGTGCCACACTGTGAttgcttctttattttattgtttttttctttttcttttcatttttcccatATCAGCACAGAAACATAACCTTTAACCTCTGCATTACATGGAATGATATGAAGCTGTACGTAGACTCAGctactttataccacagtgatgttgaattctcgattctgattgctcagaaggtattgattaattttctataacggtagctctgacagtagtgccatcTGTAAATCAAATTTAGTAAATCAATATTTTGTCGACTTTTatccagtgtcagaactttgtaATGGCTGGTCATTTTTCCACCAAAGCAAAATTCTCAGATTTGAGGAGTTTCTGCTTTTTAGTTTCAtgggaacatgacaagctgcaggttttttgtcttattaactttaagagatacaaagtgatatcaggaactaacttgttttgtgcatattcaacaaaatgaaaattataaGTCGATAAAATACATCATTgtttaacaaatataaaattaaaatgttggcaaattgctgtggtataagaggaataaaacacttccggaAGTGACGTCATTTGAAAATGATCAACTGATAACTGCATTGGGATGCATCGCAAcattctgttgttgattattttcctataacggtaTGAGGTCacgttttattctttacaaagAGAATCAATAATCTTTTTCTGTTAAACTAGCTTTTTGGTTGATCTACATATTTTCTTACCCACAATGAACCACAATGAATCTAAGCTGTTTACAGATTTGACACGAAACAAGCTCCCTCTGTAAAaagtcagggaaaaaaaaaaaaaaagtctctcacCAGCCGCATAAACTCTTCTTCAGTAAAGCCCATGTACTGCTTCGCAGCCTGGTAGTCAGAGTCCAAGGTGGAGTTTAAAATCAGAGGGTCGTCCGTATTCAGAGAGTAGTTTGCTTTGTCTTCCTTGAACCTGCATACAAAAAGACAAACGTCCATCATGTGACGTAATGTGATTCGGTATTGGAAAAGGTGTTAGCTTTGGTGAGCAGGTAGGCCACGCCTCTCTCACTGGGACTCACAGGGACAGAGAAGCATGGAGAGAAATGCATAAACAATATCATAAAAGGAAAAAGGACATGTGGTGCCAGACTTCTCGGATACAGAGATGCTCATGTTGATACAGTCTTGAATTCATCCTGATTTTCAACCGTTACATGTGTTAAAACAACACAGCTGAATTAGAAATACTGAAACCCATCTGTGAATGAGTGAAAATTTAAACTGTTAGATTTAGCCAATAAAACCCCATTAAAATGGTTTCACAATTAAAAGTAATTCTTCAACACTTTTGGCCACAAAATCATTAGGAGATGAAAGAGAGACCATGGCaatttaggttaaaaaaaataaaaggtaatTAAATACTTAAACATGTTTGATTcaagacattttacatttaaaaacagttgATTCTCTAACtaagagtttttattttaaaagtggtGCTAAAGTGcccttcagaattattggcaccccttataaaatgagcaaatctttttatataaaatacacaatttagtattataataatttataatttcacCCAAAACAATAAGGGAAACTTTGTTCATTCTAGATAATAGTCCAAAATAGTTTGGTAGTCATTCCTTTTGTTAGAATGCAGCGCATTTGAGTTCACGTGAGTCACCTGAGCCAGATTTACCTGATGAGTGGATGCTTAGTGAAGTCTGGATCACAAGCTCCTGTCATTATACTGGAGACTGGACATGTCTGAAACGGCACACGCAAGTTAGCTGAGTCACACTACACCAGAAATGTTAGCACTCTATAGACTTGCTGCACTCATTGTGTCTTAGTGCAGTTTAAAAACtgagtgttttccctgctttaacacacctgacccATTTAGAGCCATTCCTGAGTTGAAgcgggtgtgttagagcagggaagctactgaaatgtgcaggacagggggtactccaTGCGCAGGATTTACAAGTGTAAATCCTCACACTTGTAACAGTTTGATAGTAAACTGATGTTTGCAGCTTCCACCAGGGGGAGATAAAACACCAGCTtgcagtttttttctcttattttattAGTACTCCCCTCTCAACTCTCAATATCTTGTAATAATTCTTAACATTAGCTCCATATGTCTATAGAGTGAAAACAAGGTAACGTTCATTTGCTACTGCACCTTTGTAgccataaatatacagtaccaTTTCCTACTATACATACACAGTACCATTTTCTACATtctacaattttaaaataataataatcataatgacattaacactataaaataacacagtatGCAGTGAATTTTTGATGTGTAAgaagtgttaaacaaatcaaagcTTTTAAactcttatttttgttttcagtttcatgAGGGAACATCACCCACGAGGCTTATCAAAATTTTCTCAATTTCCAAGGCCAAGCACTTTGTCTGCTTCTTCTCCTAAGTTCTGAACGAAAACTAATTGTTTGGGGAAAGTCAAACCCATTTTGCAAATGCGTGCACTGATTTCACTATTTACACATTTCTACCATAATCctttattaaaatgtctttattaaaATGACCATGGAAAATATGTGCGGTTCATGTTTCTAAACATTTCACTTGTACTGTACACTATGTATAACACATTAtggactgaaataaaaaatatatcatttatagGCACTTCCTGTGCATAACCACGCTAACGTGTCCTTAATTACTGTTAAAGAACTATTATTTAATGTGTGACCAAGGAACACTGCAATAATCTCATCACTACACTGTTCTAGTGGATTACtgcagttttaatttaaatactttaagtttaaatagaaaaaaaacatttaaaaaaataaataaataacataaggCAACCTCATCAAAAGCTAAGGAAATTGCAtttggcgttttttttttttttttacctcgaAATGCATATTCTGTTCAAGCAGCTGTTTGTACAGAACTTCGTCTTCGATTGTGTGATAACCATGTCCAATACGCTCTGCTTTCAGCACTTCGACAGCCTGCAGAGGAAACACAAATGttaaggaaaaaaggaagaagctTAACTGAGAATTCTGACTGACAATTTGTCTTATAATTCACTCCAACTCTTTGTATGTTTGCTAAATCCATCCATATTATATCCgtgatatattttatttacagaaacattGCAAAACGTGAGTGCAGGCCTGGGTTGTGGCACTTTGCCTCTTCGGACAGAGAGAGGCCAAGTGTTTGTCTTGGTGTGTCACTACGATAAATGAGGTGTGAAcgaaaatgatgcaaaatgaTTCATTCGGCATGGGGCCATGGTTTACTGAACCATGTAAGCTAATTTAAAGCACAGGGCTCTGGGAGCTGTGGGAATACGGCACATTTAGGATTGTGCTGGTATTTCACTGGCATAAACTATTAACAAAGTAGAAGCAAAACTACTATGGGTATAAACAGCTGAGCTTTGACTCAGCCAGCGACCACTTCTATTTCTCTGTAACTGGAGCATTTTGTTAACGCCCTCTGCAGAACATGATCTGCTTTTAACAGccgggttttttttaaaacctaatCTGTGGACTAAGGCTGACTATGATAGATAAGAATTTCAAGAATGTCCcagtacagagaaaaaaaaaaatctctttactGGGAGCTCACGTATATGACTATACAATATGAAATTCAAAACTACGACAGTTACAGTACGTACAACAATAAAGGTTTTAGGCTCATACACACAtaagggtccctggaggactagggGTTAGGtcacagtgctctcactgctggGGCCCGGGTTCAGTCCCCGaacagggaaccaaccccagccactggggctgTGTGCAACACTGcgctcccagtgccggtcccaagcctggataaaattggggagggttgcatcaggaagggcatccggcgtaaaaactgtgtcaaatcaaatacacagaccaatgatctgctgtggagacccctaacaggagcagccaaaagaggaacaacaccacacacaagaGAAAGTCTTATGCAGTCTTAGCTAAGACTGGAGCAATACTAGTAAGGCTTTCACGCTAGTTATTTCTTGGTGGTGGTTATCACACATACAATGCAAATGTGGTAGATaaagattaggttgaaaaattgCTGGTGTGGTATGTGGTATGacataaatatcatatcattATACTTATTTTTTAGACTATATGTTTTTTCTTAACTTGATATGGATcatgatatataggtttgctaacaaagtgCCAGCAAGACAGCAgtggtacatttttaaagaacttGTGAGAaaaggattattttttttacttttatttaatatctacactgaaaatgaaggggcaaaaatataattttacatcaaatcagataagagtaagagtaagatattcctttatttgtcccgcagtggggaaattgcatatGCTAAATCTGCATAATCAGATGCTGccaatgtaattataaacatatCACAATACCATTTATCATGATCAATGTTATATCATCGTTATGCAGAAATCTTCAATTCAAAATCTCTTAATATTAAACCAGAATCTATGTGCTTGTGCTGTTGGAGAAATTAAGTCTGGCTGAACAGTAGCACTGCTAAGATGAAGTGCTTTACACTTGTGACTGTGTGGTCCTACTTTTACAACATGCTCAGCTTCCACATCTTGATAATTGTGTTATCATTCTTGCACAGAGAGTAGATAAGGGTCGGTCTGTTTCGCATCTCACTTGTCAGTGTATGAGCACAGGAAGAAGCTGttacagaaagaaacaaggCCTCACCTCTCTCACAACAGATGAAGGGCCGACCTCTCCCGCATGCACTGTTCTGTGGATGCCACTTTTCTCTGCTTCCTGTCAACAACAGATGCCGTTATGCACGTTTAAACCACTAAGCTGCTggattctcaattctgattggttagaagatatcagttttctgtaacagcagctgacagtgcagctgcaaattacagttctaatacattattgtttctatagtaacagcttttatttatttatttatttatttatttttacaagtaCTTGTATAGTGGAAGCTCCACATAATCAAAGTCTAatattaaactgattaaaacttgttatttaaaaaaaaaacatacaatcattgatatggtgaattttttttttttttgtgaagtttttctgtaagcagatgcttctttaacatttttggaaagagtctccagtgtcagtaagagtcaaaggtaaagctgttgCTTTAAGGTTTCCATCTCAGGAAAGTCTAAGGAAGAAAAAGACTTTGGAGTTTGCAGTTTCTGTAACAAGCTGCAAGCAACAAGCTGTAACATGCCAAACATTACATGAAACCATAAACAGATAGAGGAGTGAAACACTTTGGTATGCGCTGCTATTGGAAAACAATCTATGTCAGAGGACTAATGCTTCACACCAGCTCGTCACTGATTTATTGCATATGCATATGCATAAAATAGAGAGATCTTTTTCAGTCCAGTGTGTGCAAAACAATACAAAGTAAAACAGATTTCCACCTGTGTATAAATCAGTGAACAAGTGACTTAAACACCCCATGTCCTAAGATGCAGCATGCTCGGTTTTTTTATGTCTGTAATGCATTCACCAGACAGGTTACGCTATATGCTTGTGTTCTCCATCTTGACAATATGATATGCAAAGAACTGAAGGGAACTGAACCTCACAAGAATGGCATAAACAGATGTCATAGCATAGTCACTTTACAAAACATCATACCACAGACATGTACTCCTGGGACTTCTTTCATTTCCTCCGTATTTTTTGAGAATCTACTCTCTCAATTTAGCTGTGCACAGTTCCCAGTGTAGTGGGTTCCTCCCTATAACACAATGTTCCAAATGGCCAGCCACGCAATCCCGAGTGTGTCAACAGCCCATGGCTGAACCGCCTAACACACAGCCTGTAATTTGCcctttggaaataaaaaaatgtctgaaaacatTCAAGAAACCCAACCCAAAACCAATCCCTTTATTTGAATattcataaaaagaaaagagtacTGCATGTTTTCTGTTACTTGTGAGATTGTATTATTTGGATTTCAACTCAGTACTTTGTGGCTACTGCTTTACACTAATTCTTCAGCCAGTTCCTTTAAAAACGATATTTTGCACCATGGTTaagtgtaaaaatgtgaaagtgACTTGCAGTGTCACGGGAGACCTTGAATGAATCAACAAGTTATAGATAAGCAATGTGATAGCCTAATGATATGCTTTTCCTAGCAGTTACCAAATTCCACTATGGCGATTTCATAATAGCACTGATAAAGGTCAATTAATATCTTTCCTTGCTTATCAAAATAGGCACAACAGCCACGGTGGTCAAATGTGAAGAAACTTTACGGCTCTCTTCCATCACGCAATGTCAAGGATCCCTATTTGCCAAGTGTATCTGAGTTTATTCCAGCAATAATCTTAATCTGCTCCTGGAGGAACACGTATtggatatgtaaggaataaaacacaatgaggcatgatgttagaggaaaataatcaacaacaggctTACTATTTCCACTGACAGCACATCCTGATGTGGtgttttcctcttataccacagcaaagaACAATATGTCCTAGCTTTTATCaggttatagttacatttcatgttgtggaacatctgcaaaacaagttaattgACAACTTTttctctgaatgttacaaagtaGTTAGagcgacactggagactccttccaaaatgctaTATACATTTCCTCTCAGAAAACTAGAATCGACAAATCATTAATCAATGTATGTGGCGTATCTGCGATACATGTCCCCGAGAATTAGaggttactgtagaaatgatagcGCATTATAGCAAGTGCTTTGCTTTGCACCCGAATCTAAgctgctgttttaaaaaaaaaattaccttctAAGcagtcagaattgagaattcgaCAGTGATGTGGTATACCTTTTTATATAAACTGTAGCAAAAGGGGGAATTTGTACCTCATAGGCTTCGCGGTGAAGAGGACAGGTTTCACAGTTTAGAGATTCATCTCCTGCTATATCTATGGCCACTACGCCATCGTTTCGATACTTCTTACATAACTCCACCACTTCCATGGACCAGTCTgcacagagaaaacacacacacatgatttatTAGTGCATAAAAGGGCAACAGATGTGTTAAAAGGGCAACATTAGGACCAGGCCTAATGTTCTTACTAGACTATCCATCAATTTGAAACATAAATAAAGGTCTAATGATAGTCATTTCGTGATCATACAGTGTATTCTTGGTGGTGAAGGAGCTGTGTGTATTACATATGGAGCACTGCAAGCGTACATCAGTAGTGTGAAATTGCAGTGAGCACAGACTCAGATTTCACATGCAACATTCATAGGATTGTTCGATAtttatatgacacacacacacacacacacacacacattttttcatatatatattcactgtatatcTGAGGTTAGCATTAGCTGGCATTGCTATCAGCTTGCTCTTCTGTACAAGAGCTAACTTTATTTTACAACATTCTGCAGGAAACAGGTACAATACCATGTAGTATTTCTTTTCATAaatcacaaatatattttaatattaacaaattCCCACTCTCCAACATCTATATACACTACACTTCTTTTATAAGTGATATACATTATGTATGGATTAGATACATATGGTACTAAAACAGTACAGGACACGCTgctataggaaagtaatcagtgatagagtggtgttgattattttctaataacagaatgtcctgaagtgttttattcctcttatcagTGTGCCAGCGATgacttttttcattaattaaagaaccagtgttgtattttttatctgtttatagttacatttaatgctgctGAATGATTAAATTTCTTTCATTAATCAaagaaagtcattttttttatccgtttatatttctatttaatgttgtggaacattcgtGAAACACGTCAGTTCTTATTATAACGgatataaacagctgttccatCAATTAAGTTAATTAAGACTTTGAAGACaatttaagataaaaaatatgcagcttgtcaagTTTCTGAAAAACTACGAAGCACAAAGTCTTTTctcatgaagactttcccatggtggaaaacttactgactgatACAacgctctgacactggagactaattaacataaatgttaattaaacttctccttacagaaaacatcaccatatccaTATAATGATTATAAGCTTTTCTTTAGATGATatgatttttaaatccatttagaTTATGTAGTGTTCACTTTAtcaaatccctgtgaattagttgcTGTCCTGTTATTATGAgctcctgttatagaaaattcattgATGCCTtttgaccagtcagattcaagaaATCAACACGCAGAACTACACATTTGGAATCTCTTGTGTAAATTACGAACTGTTCCAAGTTTTGGTTTTGTGATTCAAGTATGGATTAAAAGAGAAAGCACAGAAGTCAAGATTTACTGTTTGGGAGAGAAGCCGAGAACGCGTTGAGCACCAAGCTACTCTACTTCCTCTCCACGCCTCCTCTTTTTAAATACCACACTGTAGATAGCAGCAAGATGATAAATCAAAATGATGTACAACCAAATAAGCATAACACGTAGATGCTGATCTCCAACAGGCAGACACAGTTAAGAGTGAGCTGAGAGATTCCTCATAGGGACTAGCAGTAAATTAAGCTTCTCTTCACTCTCACCCAGATCAGGACATAATGTACACACGGGGCAggagagaggaagtgagtgagagtgagagtgaaagagGGGTACGTTACTTGGCATGTGCCGCATGCAGCACAAAATGGACCTAGCTTTGATCCTGAAGgctttctctccctccttcaGGCCCTCATTCACAAGATGCACCACGTCGTCTGGTGTCACGTCACCTCTGGCAAGAGAAATATGAGATAAAGACAAGGTCAAAAAATAAATCGAAATGTATTTTTGGTTAAATTAAGATATGATTCTTCTACGGATGCCTCACTCTTTCTGGTTCCAATGTATCGGCTCCACTTTGCAGTTGGCCAATAAGTGCGGGCTGTACCTCACCTCCACGTAAATCACTCCTTCTTTAGCTTTGGTCTCCACAAACTCATAGGCAATTCTTTTAATGGCCTCTCTGTCCCCTCTACAGCCACAACA is a window from the Pangasianodon hypophthalmus isolate fPanHyp1 chromosome 16, fPanHyp1.pri, whole genome shotgun sequence genome containing:
- the ada gene encoding adenosine deaminase; this translates as MAENGVNSGTATFDKPKVELHVHLDGAIRIETILDVAKRRGITLPATTVPEMTSLCSMDKPGTLTEFLGKFNQYMHVIAGDREAIKRIAYEFVETKAKEGVIYVEVRYSPHLLANCKVEPIHWNQKEGDVTPDDVVHLVNEGLKEGEKAFRIKARSILCCMRHMPNWSMEVVELCKKYRNDGVVAIDIAGDESLNCETCPLHREAYEEAEKSGIHRTVHAGEVGPSSVVREAVEVLKAERIGHGYHTIEDEVLYKQLLEQNMHFETCPVSSIMTGACDPDFTKHPLIRFKEDKANYSLNTDDPLILNSTLDSDYQAAKQYMGFTEEEFMRLNINAAKSCFLPEKEKKDLLNQLYEAYGMINDTSF